One window of Candidatus Polarisedimenticolia bacterium genomic DNA carries:
- a CDS encoding polysaccharide biosynthesis protein: protein RYDGLIPPGYFAQIATTLPVLIAIKLGMFYYFGLYRIVWEYMDVYDLVTIAKAVAAGTVVTVLLLVGLTRFDSYSRVVFVLDSFLLLVLVAGSRLLFRMFREYFAHLPRSGRRLLIIGAGDAGELILREIRNNPQMEYQPVGFIDDDRSKAGKRIHGVPVLGSREEIGVISESVDEILIAIPSLSDIERHRLVVLCEGTGKRYRVMQSLAKSVLG, encoded by the coding sequence CGCTACGACGGCCTGATTCCGCCCGGCTACTTCGCGCAGATCGCCACGACGCTCCCCGTCCTGATCGCCATCAAGCTCGGCATGTTCTACTACTTCGGCCTGTATCGCATCGTCTGGGAATACATGGACGTCTACGACCTCGTGACCATTGCCAAGGCGGTGGCTGCCGGCACCGTGGTGACCGTGCTGCTCCTGGTCGGTCTGACCCGCTTCGACAGTTATTCCCGGGTGGTCTTCGTGCTCGACTCCTTTCTCCTGCTGGTGCTGGTTGCCGGCAGCCGTCTCCTGTTCCGTATGTTCCGGGAGTATTTCGCGCATCTGCCCCGCTCGGGGCGCCGGTTGCTCATCATCGGGGCAGGGGACGCGGGAGAGCTGATTCTTCGAGAAATCCGCAACAACCCTCAAATGGAGTACCAGCCGGTGGGGTTCATCGACGACGATCGCTCCAAAGCCGGCAAGCGCATCCATGGGGTCCCGGTCCTGGGCAGCCGCGAGGAGATCGGGGTGATTTCAGAGAGCGTGGACGAGATTCTGATCGCGATTCCCTCGCTTTCGGACATCGAGCGGCATCGCCTCGTGGTCCTGTGCGAAGGGACCGGCAAGCGCTATCGGGTCATGCAGAGCCTGGCAAAATCGGTCCTGGGGTGA